The genomic window TTGGAGGAGAACGTCTTTAGATATGTGTTAAGCTGTTATGATTCCCTCCTGACAATAATGACTTACGCAACAAGCTGCATCATACTTTGCTCCTCCATGATAGCTTTTCTTTGAATATATTCCTTCAATGCATGTGACCAGTAGAATAATGACACCACGGTGACAGAATGATTGACAGATATTAGATATATATGCTCATTTTGAAAACAGTCTTACTGCTTGTTCACTGTTGCAAGTGTCTGGGTATTATATCTGGAATCTGGAAAATCTCAACACAAAAGAGAGTTTTCATTTGATCAGTATATATGATATGTAGGAACACTTTGTGGTACTTTATTCAAACATGAAATATCTGAGTGCAGTGTTGTAATCGACATTCACAAGGAATAAGTTCCTGCCAATTATCATACAGCCTGGTAATGATGGCCACTGAATAGTTTTTATTCTATAATATTGATGTGGCTGTAATATCATAAACCAGTCAAGAAGTGAGGAATAGCAATCATGAGTGAATCATACAATTTCAATAATTTTGCAATAAAATTGCCCCAATATTCATTCACAGACTGCCACAATCCTTCATGCATAAGGACAATACTTACCAATAAATATGCTATCCTCGGAATATACATATCTGCTGTTGTTTGAGCCTCTGTGAGTTTTTCCATCAGACCCAGAGATGTTGAACAATctctgaaataaaagaaaggcGTTTTAATGTTGCAGAAATAAAGAACATAATAAGTTACAGGATGAAATCAATTGTGCGATTCAAGTTATTTACAAGTCAAGAGTTTACATACTTAAGTTATTATGTTGAGAATCACAACTCATCAATTCAGGAATGATAGTTAAGGAGTGATAGTTAAGGAGTGATAGTTAAGGAGTGATAGGAAGTGGTAGTTTAGGGGTGATAGTTCAGGAGTGATAGTTCAGGGGTGATAGTTCAGGAGTGATAGTTCAGGGGTGATGGTTTAGGAGTGATAGTTCAGTGGTGATAGTTCAGGGGTCATAGTTAAGAGTTATAGTTCAGGAATGATAGTTCGAGAGTGACAGTTCACGTACCACTTGGATGTGACCCAAACCCACCCCGTCCAGGTTTGACAGGGCTCGTAGATAGCCCAACGTGGCAGGAGGTGTATTTTTCCTCATGCTCACAAGGAGGCGCACTTGCATCGCCCGTGACAGTGTAGCTCTACTCAACGCCTCCTGAAGAACTGGCCAGTAACTGAAGTGGGAACAAAGCTATCATCAACCATTTAAGCTAGACAACCCGGTGAAGGTCAAGACAAAGCGCACACAACATAGACGGGGGGCGATACAGGCTTCCGACACCCTTGACCCTCAGTTGTCGTCACGTGTCCTTCAGGCCATGGTCAGAAACGATTACGTTTTCGCGACGAAACCAAAAAGGTCGGTTACAAATTTAGCTACTGGACATATGTTGTGCTGGAATGTTTAAGACCATCAAACCAATACACAATATTGGCCCGAATTTGCTACATTACCAGCTTATCTCACAGAATTCGAAACACTTCGAAACACCAACTACCAGACAAGTTGAATTTGTGACTTTTACAGGCATCACCCGTTGATTCATGCGGCACGGAAATAGTAACCTCTAAGCAGATGTGGCAGTCGGGCCTGTTTTGAGCCAGCCGGGAGACTGCAAAAAAAGTGTACACCTCCagaaaaacgtacaaaacacCTCCACGAAAAAACATTAACACCTCCAAACAAGCTCAAAACAAGCCCTACTGCTAACATCTGCTAagataattccaccagggtacataattctgccaccctggaaagatacgtccaaacagatctccaacccaccGTCCCTCAGTATGATATGATGCACTCctttatatctaaactgtacatacctgggggtgGTGCAACAGAAATCTTTTAAACCGTTTTTCAAAGTGCCGGATTTacgtaacccagcggattaattgggggggggggggtacatctgcttggagattacagaaaCAGTACCTCAGATCGCCCGTGCGGGAGGAGGGTAGGTAGTCTCTAACGGATATGTCTAGGTGCTCCCGCGCGTCGTTAATGACATTCAGCACCGCTCCCAGCGTCGAGCTGTTGCCCCCTGGGTCCAGCACGGAAGGAGATACCTGCGGACAGAGTACGGACGGATGGACGTTACCTTAGGGTGGAATACATTAACATCAATATGTACCTTGTAGCAAAGTTGAATTGTCAtgtttccaacacaaaaatcggACTTACCCAAACTGTTCAACTCCAGTCTTCGTTAAGTCCGGTCTTCGTCATTCCTTGACTGGAATTGGACAGTCGAAGAAGTCAAATATtcgtgttggaaattgcagttcaactttactTCAGAATATTTACCAACACAGACAAACTTTCAGGCAAATATATGCCTTTAAGATATGACTCAACACGTTCTTGACAAATTTATGACCGGTCGTTCAACCATAGAGCATGGAAATGCCCCCATTCCTTACAGCTCTCGTGcggtgcctgtccttggtactgaaagtcCATCAGTGTCACACACAGCTTTGATAATCAAACTTCAAGACGCAAATTGATGCATTTTTCACATTAAGTCAAaactgtactagtgaccacacGTCTTCATATTAAAGGGCCGCCTATCCTGGTCATTGGTATACAGTGAAACCTGTACTAGGAGTCACCTCTTCATAAGGACCATCTTGCGAATGTAAGCACTTTTCGGGGGTCCATTAGATGATTCTCCagttgacacaagcattaagaatctcgtctaaagtgaccacctgttcacatagaccagTATTTTATCGGGACCCTGAGTGGTATTCTTGCAGTTTTCACTGATGCTGATCCATTCATAACACATGCTTGTAGAAACTTGAAGACTAACCGTGACCGAGGCCGTAACGTTGTGCTGATGGTTTAGGCACAGGTGAATCGGCCTGGCGGGGTTGAAAGAGCTGCTGGGCGCATGCGTACCAGAAGCCGCTAGTTCCCATAGGTTGGAGAACAACTGCGCCACGTCACGTGCCAAACACGTGCAGTTAGACACCACAACTCCGAAGTTCTTTCCCTTAAAAAAGGAATGGATTATTTATAGACATTATCTAGCACACTTTTTAACATTAAGCACTAAATCCTGGTCTCTAAAAACAACATTATTTTGACGCATAACTCTTTTTGCGTAGGGATCCTTGACATGCTCATGACCCTCAAGGTGCGGTTTctctcaaacacggaacctccataTTGTACAGTCCGAGGGACGTTCCGAACCGAGGagagatactcattttcacctgcgtAAAGATAGGAaatttgtactctccaagcagaggttagtggagaagattgtgaccttcatATTATATACCCCGTTTTCTGTCAGCACTCTCCACtaactaacctctgcttggagggtagctTAAAGTACATTTTGCAAGGGCGCCACattggggcatgtcaggggtgtgaacccagaacctcttgattctgggccaaacactcgatttaaccattacgccacactaTCAAAATCAGGGGAACGCATTCTCAACACACCTGTGACAATGATCTCCATGAAAAGGCGGCGCTTCCCAAATAGAAGGTTTTCTCGTCCACAACAACCAGGTTGCCGTGAACACGACTCTGTTTCCTCAGCAGACTGTCCGGGGTCACCTCCCTGACCATGGCCGCCCCCCGCGCTTCTAACGCGCGAAGTTCCGGCGTTGCGGCTGCTCTGACGTCATAGAGGATCCGTATCCGGATGTTGCGGGTCGTACCGGCTGAGATGAGCTCCTGCAATAATTGATGGCCCTGAAAAGAACAATTCAGTACAATTCTAGGACAGATGTCGGATAAGCAATaatttgtggggtcgtgtggagTAACGGCCTTTTACGTCAGGGTTTTCGGCGTAGAACCctgcggtcccgggttcgaatcccttggcgtcaccgatgttgtgcccttggggaagctAGGCGCTTTACACGACTTAACTCACTTCACCCATgtgtaaaatgggtatattgttgtCATTGTTCTCTCTACGTGGCACTGTCAATGCAGTGTTGCCTTTTATACGTTTTTGCCTCTTGTCAGCcttccacccccctcccaagtTATGGCATGCTTGGATATGTCATCaaccgtttcaaatggcaacgACCTTTTGGAAGACGGAAATCTGCGACGCCGACTAAATATTTTGCCAGGCGAAAGAAAACAATCGTCGCaaaatttcttgatttgtgattCTAGTTGCGCTCTATACAAATCTCCCATTAAAGTATAAATGTCAACAAGTGTAAGTTACTAGTTACGCTGTCTACAACGAATTCTTCAAATCTTCCATCACCCTGACCAATCGATCACGTGAAtcacattgaaactcagattcgtatcagccatttcccgacaaatcgctttctaacttgcgttaacgactacatctaaCCAAACAagctcgccagtgagatggtggaaggtgtcagcttccaaaagacgttttcagattgacaattttggcactttggaagtgattgaatccgcccgcgatttaacgtccagagaaaagtagtagaaactagaagttaaatcgcgggccgtcatctcactggcgagtttgtttggtcagatgtagtcgttaacgcaagttagaaagcgatttgtcgggaaatggcagatacgaatctgagtttcaatgtgaTTCACgtgatcgattggtcggggtgtccATTGACCTGTGAAATGCCTGTGTCGTTTTGAACAGTATCGCTCCCCGCCAGCAGTCCCCATGACGATGACACGATGTCTACTGTTCTCTGGGCGGACCGAAGGACCTCCAACCAGCTGTCGTATGTCTCGCGCACTTTGGAAGAGTTCTGGGGGAACGCCACATCGTCCGAAATGGTCTCTACGTAGGAAAGGCTGTTAAAAATGCAAAGAAGATACGCTCAGGGATTGAACACTCGCGGACTTTCAACGAGTTTTAAGACGAAGAAAGCAATATGAGTCACAGGCTGCactaatttcttcttttttttattcaaagaacacatCAAATAGTACGAATAAGTTGACAAAAGTGACGGCGGACTCGAGTTGTACTCAACTTATATTACGCCGTCAtttgtacattatggaaaattAGATGTTTGACAAGACGCTCAaataattgaatgaatgaatacatgtaaatacataacAAGTGCCTAGTTTAAACGTGAGTCcaccacccccccacccccaagaGGAAAAAAAGCAAAGAAGACACATCTAAAAACGTTTTGTTGCTGTAATGTAGTCTTGTGTGGCTAACATGACTTTACAGTTCATATCATAAGAACAGAGCAAACATCCACTGATATGAGAATTAAAAGTTGTTTAACGTTGTCAGAGAGGATGTTGAAGGATGCTGTGTGTCCAAGAGTCCCAGAAAGCTAAGTTCCGTGCACATGAGGATGAACTGTCGAGAGACAAGTGCATCCACAGTATCCTCTCTGAACCACATGTTTGATATCCCTTGCACCACCGGCTTGTCCGGATTCATGGGAAACTACAAAGTTCTGACAGGTGGTACGGAAACGACACAACCCTAGACAAGCATACATAATGACGTACTAGTATGTACCGGAACCCTATATGGCCTAAAAACATGTTTCCATGTTATGTGGAAAAAAGGTGTCCAAATGTGGCCCAAAATGATGtgcagttagtctggtagttCAGGCAATTTTCAGCACCCGGCGGCCGCCCCACGTTACATGCAGAGGTCCTACTATAGCGCCCGGCAGCGAGAGTTTCTGCCCTTACCGTTTACAagagcagggctcgaaattcagttttgggaataggtgcactggtgcacccaacctaaaaaattgggtgcaccaaaaaaaataaagtagaatgtaacttttgtaagcaaaacctaatgacaaaccttactgttcctcttcatgcgcgtttggcacaagatctcggcacgcagttttgaagctttgaaaatcgaaattaactcaaattctaacatcaaaatcttaaacaagcactacaacaaagattttattattttcttacacttcgatgtcaagaatatgctgtctactagtgtgcagtgataccttacacattaaaccgtacaaaaatatttgggtgcaccagtgcaaccacagtaaaaaaaaataggtgcacagctccaaaattgggtgcactgggtgcacatgcacccagtatttcgagccctgaagaGAGTACATATGGAATGGAGTCAGTCTCACCTACCTACACCCCTGACTGCACGGACATTGTCTCATCCCTGCCTCCGCCGGCGCCTGCTTGTCCCGGTCCCCACCTTTCCCGGTCGCTACTATAACGGCCACGGTGATCATGACCACCAGGAACAGCAGCACGATCACCGTACCGATCGTGGCGGGTTTCCTGCGGCCTCGCTCCTCGGGAGGATAGTTGATGCGAAAGTTCCAGGTCCTCTCGACACTGGCCAGGCTGACTGGAGTTGAGGTGATAGAAGAACGCCCCACCGACGTGTAACTGCACGCGTCGACGTCGAATGTGAGGGAGTTTTTGTGGTCGCGTCCCGGCATGTTGTCGAACACCAGGACAATACGTACGGACCAAAACTTTCGTCAAAAAAGCAAACATGAACTTTGCTCTCCTGTGCAACCTTCAGACGTGCGTGCGCAACTATCGCCGTGGAATGAGTCATTTATTAATAATCACGTAAATTTTGTGTTGAAACAACTAATTTTCCATTCGATCTAGCTAACGCattatctttgttttgtttttaattttgcaatTGAGTCTTTTTTAATTGGTTAGATAACGGTTCTTGAAACATTTTTAGAAGCTGATGGTCGTTGTGTCTGCAGGTGTCTTCTCTATATTGTGTAAAGCTTCTGccaatccaaggaggtttagaatttgattttaaaACCCCTTGGTAAAACGTTAACCGGTTATTGAATAATTGAAAGAATAAACAGCAACTTTGAATTCCAGAACTAACAACTGGGACAGTTGCAAAGCCATGTATTCTTGACAAAACGAGAGAAACATTCACAAGAAACATCGGGTTTTGAAGCACCTATCAATGTCATAAAAGGCAATGTCATGAGAGTGTAGGTCTTTTCTCAAATTCTGACCAAAAGTCCAACTGGGTTAACTGAAGATTCATAATGCCGGACCTTCCTGGTGACAAAATTGTGTTgcgttttgattgattgattgattgattaattgattgatcgattgattgattgattggttgattgattagTAGATTGATAATGTAACATAAAACTCCTGTTCAAACCCGACTTGTACACATtcaaccttcagcctgctaaggtagcttTTTGGCACCACATTTCTATTGGTTATGCgtttagacagcagggagaaggttaagcatgCAGAATGTGcattttacaacagttactgtagtttaaCTGTCACGTCAGTCCTTATCGGATGGCCAAAATACTTGAGGCGCCCCTTTCAAAGCCACGCGGAACCTGGGGCGGTCGTTTCACTTTCCGCCCTAGCGGTCGCTGTCTCTTGGGTCCTTAGCTGTTTGGTGACCCACAGAACAAAGCTAACAAAATCTATTGACCTGGTTGGTTTGATTTGTATTCAGACGTACCCGCTCCGTCCTGAAGGGGTGTTTGAAAATGGCCGTCTATTACAGTTGCTGTCGAGGTCTTTGTACAATTGTGGCCTGTTTTGTGGTGATGGCCGTACTTACTGTGGGATCAGGTAAGGTTGGTTTTACATTCTTCAATGGCACAATATAGAAACAGGTGTGCGGTGCACAGGGATCAGCACAACTTGCAAGATGAAGCCTAGATCGAgtcgtttatttttttttgctggaccTTCTCGTGCACGACTCTTGCAACCACTAAAAACGACCGACAGACTGACTCCATTGATTCTATCACACAAATATACTTACCAGGTTGGTAATCAGACGTAACGTTATAACGTGTAAGTTATATATGCGTAATCTGATCGCCTTTCAAATGTAAGGTCAATAGAGAGGTCAATAGAGGTCATAGTTTGCTTTACatcctgatgacccaaataaacaaaaggtagaTTAGTTAGATTCGTTAGTACAAGTTTGCCCGTGTTGTTGATTACCATTGTTATGAGCTTTTCCTCAACAAAATGAGGTGTAAAGAGACTTTCCCAAGGGTAACGTTTATGTATATAACAGTGGGGTCTACAAGTATTCGAACCCAGAAAATTAAcggattctaagtcaacaaccctaaccccaTCTTGCCACCTCGACGCCCCCAGAAAAACAATACTTCGAATTCACTTGGGGAGTAACTCCGAGTAAGTGTCAGCAGATAAATGCATAGTGCTATCAAGGACTAATGGTTAAGGTATCTCCTGAGAGATAATTCGTTAGCAGTATTGCTAGTCTGAAACGAGAAGTTGAAGAggctcatacctccgtgaaatatctacagtttttgtgaatttcttaatgCCAGAGCCCTAGCCATCAATTGATGCCATAGCCCTAGCCATGTTAGTGATCTTCTCATTTCCTTCGCCCCTTTAATTAAtccctgctacatgtatctctttccCATAAGGGGTCATTTGTCGAGGACGGTTGACCAGCTATACATGCACTTATCTAGTATACCATACTACTTTCAGAAAGGGGGGGTGGGTGACTTgctgtaatgctgcagtacctgaaaatataGCGAGGAGTACCCAAATTCACATGTTTCGTCAGGCCCTTAATGACTACACGCAGACTAAAATTCATCCAAATCCATCAaagggatcttgagttataggtgcgagCACgtaaacacaaccaaaaacagtacccccatCGGATGTggacctccttcccggagtttTGTTCTACTGTGCATCACGTTATTTGTTCCTGTCCTAGATGCCGTAGTTGTATCCACCACCTATGGAGACGTGAGAGGGTCAGAAGTCAAGACCTCCTCTGTCGTTAGAAATGCCCTCTTTGACAGCGTCTTCACCTTCAAGGGGATTCCTTACGCCGCTCCGCCTGTGGGGGACCTCAGGTATGTGTCCGAATGCATGAATGACAAAACTGAATGGATgcatgaactttattgctcgaccgTTGTACATGTTACAATGCATggtaaaataacaaagaaatcaacacaaTAAAACTaatctattctaaaaactatgatTGCTAGCTGGAATGTGGACGGAATGGCGGATCGATTTTACGTATGTTAAAAGTTTCTATCTGTTATGATGGTCCCTCTTTGATGGAA from Branchiostoma lanceolatum isolate klBraLanc5 chromosome 4, klBraLanc5.hap2, whole genome shotgun sequence includes these protein-coding regions:
- the LOC136434169 gene encoding 5'-3' exonuclease PLD3-like, with the translated sequence MPGRDHKNSLTFDVDACSYTSVGRSSITSTPVSLASVERTWNFRINYPPEERGRRKPATIGTVIVLLFLVVMITVAVIVATGKGGDRDKQAPAEAGMRQCPCSQGCSLSYVETISDDVAFPQNSSKVRETYDSWLEVLRSAQRTVDIVSSSWGLLAGSDTVQNDTGISQGHQLLQELISAGTTRNIRIRILYDVRAAATPELRALEARGAAMVREVTPDSLLRKQSRVHGNLVVVDEKTFYLGSAAFSWRSLSQGKNFGVVVSNCTCLARDVAQLFSNLWELAASGTHAPSSSFNPARPIHLCLNHQHNVTASVTVSPSVLDPGGNSSTLGAVLNVINDAREHLDISVRDYLPSSRTGDLSYWPVLQEALSRATLSRAMQVRLLVSMRKNTPPATLGYLRALSNLDGVGLGHIQVVRELSLSNYHS